From the genome of Triticum aestivum cultivar Chinese Spring chromosome 3B, IWGSC CS RefSeq v2.1, whole genome shotgun sequence, one region includes:
- the LOC123069782 gene encoding AMSH-like ubiquitin thioesterase 3 isoform X2 — translation MGPPQPAKGIISIEACARPIAVDHRISLPYYFRIAGTLLRQAKIYRDEKNILDLYVILLRYTSLLCETIPKHRDYPVFKLREAEFVRNANSSTLIDVVNELESLKLVVKRQLVEHNRRGSPEANGLNGTPAASLRTEKHPRTTYSTQPFVGSLQKFYPDGRHHVASWTSIQTDRQIRKQFVNLPFPKEETLARHSILGPNGLHGQWNGPVAAVKVQYPCNLEFTQSDMTSLVPAMLNQDGLHGPSTTHPDSTTKDNDDMQSVLSLDDGRWSAPAEECTSTPSASLEGELSQLNIRQPSPPPILAEVHPDRAPPISPSRVADPTQGLAISETGRYHNLHVPVKLMECFLRVAEANTKRSLETCGVLAGTLKKRTFHITTLIIPKQKSTSDSCEATNEEELFEVQDKGSLFTLGWIHTHPTQSCFLSSIDLHNHYSYQVMLPEAIAIVMAPTDTRKKHGIFHLTDPGGIGVIHDCPERGFHPHKAPLDGSPIYEHCSHVYMNADTKFDMIDLREQ, via the exons ATGGGGCCACCGCAGCCAGCCAAGGGCATCATCAGCATCGAGGCCTGCGCGCGGCCGATCGCCGTCGACCACCGCATCAGCCTCCCCTACTACTTCCGCATCGCGGGCACCCTCCTCCGCCAG GCCAAGATATATCGAGATGAGAAGAACATCCTCGACCTGTATGTCATCCTCCTGAGATATACGAG CTTGCTGTGTGAGACCATCCCCAAGCACCGTGACTACCCCGTATTCAAGTTGAGGGAAGCAGAGTTCGTCAGAAACGCCAACTCCTCT ACACTCATTGATGTTGTCAATGAGCTTGAGTCTCTGAAGCTAGTTGTGAAGCGGCAGCTCGTTGAGCATAACAGAAGGGGTAGCCCGGAAGCTAATGGTCTGAATGGAACCCCTGCTGCAAGTTTAAGGACGGAGAAGCATCCTCGAACCACATATTCCACACAG CCATTTGTAGGTTCATTGCAAAAATTCTACCCAGATGGGAGGCATCACGTGGCATCATGGACAAGTATCCAAACTGATAGGCAGATCCGCAAACA ATTTGTAAATCTGCCTTTTCCAAAAGAAGAGACACTGGCTAGACATTCAATATTAGGGCCTAATGGGCTTCATGGACAATGGAATGGACCTGTTGCTGCAGTCAAG GTCCAATATCCATGCAATCTTGAATTTACACAAAGTGATATGACAAG TCTAGTGCCGGCTATGTTGAACCAAGATGGTCTGCATGGTCCCAGTACCACACATCCCGATAGCACTACAAAAGACAACGATGATATGCAATCTGTTCTATCTCTTGATGATGGTCGATGGTCTGCACCAGCAGAAGAATGCACCTCTACGCCTTCTGCTAGTCTGGAGGGAGAATTGTCCCAGTTGAATATCAGACAGCCTTCACCCCCGCCAATCCTGGCAGAAGTACATCCTGATCGCGCACCCCCAATTTCTCCATCAAGAGTTGCTGATCCAACACAAGGACTTGCTATATCAGAAACCGGTCGTTATCATAACTTGCATGTT CCGGTGAAGTTGATGGAGTGTTTTCTAAGGGTTGCTGAGGCGAACACTAAAAGAAGTTTAGAAACTTGTGGGGTTCTTGCTGGTACCCTG AAAAAGAGAACTTTTCATATTACAACCTTAATAATTCCAAAGCAGAAATCTACATCTGATTCG TGTGAAGCTACAAATGAAGAAGAACTATTTGAAGTTCAGGACAAGGGCTCACTATTCACCCTTGGTTGGATTCAT ACACATCCAACGCAGTCCTGTTTCCTGTCCTCTATTGACCTCCACAATCATTATTCGTACCAG GTCATGCTACCTGAGGCAATTGCAATAGTTATGGCACCTACTGACACAAGAAA AAAACATGGTATATTTCATCTAACGGATCCGGGTGGTATTGGTGTGATCCATGATTGCCCGGAGAGAGGATTCCATCCACATAAAGCCCCTCTGGATGGCTCACCAATCTACGAGCATTGCTCTCACGTGTACATGAATGCTGATACAAAGTTTGATATGATTGACCTCCGAGAACAGTGA
- the LOC123069782 gene encoding AMSH-like ubiquitin thioesterase 3 isoform X1, whose protein sequence is MGPPQPAKGIISIEACARPIAVDHRISLPYYFRIAGTLLRQAKIYRDEKNILDLYVILLRYTSLLCETIPKHRDYPVFKLREAEFVRNANSSTLIDVVNELESLKLVVKRQLVEHNRRGSPEANGLNGTPAASLRTEKHPRTTYSTQPFVGSLQKFYPDGRHHVASWTSIQTDRQIRKQFVNLPFPKEETLARHSILGPNGLHGQWNGPVAAVKVQYPCNLEFTQSDMTSLVPAMLNQDGLHGPSTTHPDSTTKDNDDMQSVLSLDDGRWSAPAEECTSTPSASLEGELSQLNIRQPSPPPILAEVHPDRAPPISPSRVADPTQGLAISETGRYHNLHVPVKLMECFLRVAEANTKRSLETCGVLAGTLKKRTFHITTLIIPKQKSTSDSCEATNEEELFEVQDKGSLFTLGWIHTHPTQSCFLSSIDLHNHYSYQVMLPEAIAIVMAPTDTRKVSGFRASQSPLPPLRNPRTIFGWSIPVAGPDHDVSHFSIFCCAHVWRIEASQLFYFSICPCWQLPLPAHLHFRISG, encoded by the exons ATGGGGCCACCGCAGCCAGCCAAGGGCATCATCAGCATCGAGGCCTGCGCGCGGCCGATCGCCGTCGACCACCGCATCAGCCTCCCCTACTACTTCCGCATCGCGGGCACCCTCCTCCGCCAG GCCAAGATATATCGAGATGAGAAGAACATCCTCGACCTGTATGTCATCCTCCTGAGATATACGAG CTTGCTGTGTGAGACCATCCCCAAGCACCGTGACTACCCCGTATTCAAGTTGAGGGAAGCAGAGTTCGTCAGAAACGCCAACTCCTCT ACACTCATTGATGTTGTCAATGAGCTTGAGTCTCTGAAGCTAGTTGTGAAGCGGCAGCTCGTTGAGCATAACAGAAGGGGTAGCCCGGAAGCTAATGGTCTGAATGGAACCCCTGCTGCAAGTTTAAGGACGGAGAAGCATCCTCGAACCACATATTCCACACAG CCATTTGTAGGTTCATTGCAAAAATTCTACCCAGATGGGAGGCATCACGTGGCATCATGGACAAGTATCCAAACTGATAGGCAGATCCGCAAACA ATTTGTAAATCTGCCTTTTCCAAAAGAAGAGACACTGGCTAGACATTCAATATTAGGGCCTAATGGGCTTCATGGACAATGGAATGGACCTGTTGCTGCAGTCAAG GTCCAATATCCATGCAATCTTGAATTTACACAAAGTGATATGACAAG TCTAGTGCCGGCTATGTTGAACCAAGATGGTCTGCATGGTCCCAGTACCACACATCCCGATAGCACTACAAAAGACAACGATGATATGCAATCTGTTCTATCTCTTGATGATGGTCGATGGTCTGCACCAGCAGAAGAATGCACCTCTACGCCTTCTGCTAGTCTGGAGGGAGAATTGTCCCAGTTGAATATCAGACAGCCTTCACCCCCGCCAATCCTGGCAGAAGTACATCCTGATCGCGCACCCCCAATTTCTCCATCAAGAGTTGCTGATCCAACACAAGGACTTGCTATATCAGAAACCGGTCGTTATCATAACTTGCATGTT CCGGTGAAGTTGATGGAGTGTTTTCTAAGGGTTGCTGAGGCGAACACTAAAAGAAGTTTAGAAACTTGTGGGGTTCTTGCTGGTACCCTG AAAAAGAGAACTTTTCATATTACAACCTTAATAATTCCAAAGCAGAAATCTACATCTGATTCG TGTGAAGCTACAAATGAAGAAGAACTATTTGAAGTTCAGGACAAGGGCTCACTATTCACCCTTGGTTGGATTCAT ACACATCCAACGCAGTCCTGTTTCCTGTCCTCTATTGACCTCCACAATCATTATTCGTACCAG GTCATGCTACCTGAGGCAATTGCAATAGTTATGGCACCTACTGACACAAGAAA AGTTTCAGGTTTTCGAGCATCACAATCGCCTCTACCCCCCCTTAGAAATCCCCGAACAATCTTTGGGTGGAGTATCCCCGTTGCTGGCCCTGACCATGATGTAAGCCACTTCAGCATCTTCTGTTGTGCACATGTGTGGAGAATTGAAGCTTCCCAATtgttttacttttctatttgtccATGTTGGCAACTTCCACTGCCAGCACATCTCCATTTCAGGATTTCAGGCTAG
- the LOC123069782 gene encoding AMSH-like ubiquitin thioesterase 3 isoform X3 encodes MGPPQPAKGIISIEACARPIAVDHRISLPYYFRIAGTLLRQAKIYRDEKNILDLYVILLRYTSLLCETIPKHRDYPVFKLREAEFVRNANSSTLIDVVNELESLKLVVKRQLVEHNRRGSPEANGLNGTPAASLRTEKHPRTTYSTQPFVGSLQKFYPDGRHHVASWTSIQTDRQIRKQFVNLPFPKEETLARHSILGPNGLHGQWNGPVAAVKVQYPCNLEFTQSDMTSLVPAMLNQDGLHGPSTTHPDSTTKDNDDMQSVLSLDDGRWSAPAEECTSTPSASLEGELSQLNIRQPSPPPILAEVHPDRAPPISPSRVADPTQGLAISETGRYHNLHVPVKLMECFLRVAEANTKRSLETCGVLAGTLKKRTFHITTLIIPKQKSTSDSCEATNEEELFEVQDKGSLFTLGWIHTHPTQSCFLSSIDLHNHYSYQVMLPEAIAIVMAPTDTRKVSGFRASQSPLPPLRNPRTIFGWSIPVAGPDHDHISISGFQARSVRSKW; translated from the exons ATGGGGCCACCGCAGCCAGCCAAGGGCATCATCAGCATCGAGGCCTGCGCGCGGCCGATCGCCGTCGACCACCGCATCAGCCTCCCCTACTACTTCCGCATCGCGGGCACCCTCCTCCGCCAG GCCAAGATATATCGAGATGAGAAGAACATCCTCGACCTGTATGTCATCCTCCTGAGATATACGAG CTTGCTGTGTGAGACCATCCCCAAGCACCGTGACTACCCCGTATTCAAGTTGAGGGAAGCAGAGTTCGTCAGAAACGCCAACTCCTCT ACACTCATTGATGTTGTCAATGAGCTTGAGTCTCTGAAGCTAGTTGTGAAGCGGCAGCTCGTTGAGCATAACAGAAGGGGTAGCCCGGAAGCTAATGGTCTGAATGGAACCCCTGCTGCAAGTTTAAGGACGGAGAAGCATCCTCGAACCACATATTCCACACAG CCATTTGTAGGTTCATTGCAAAAATTCTACCCAGATGGGAGGCATCACGTGGCATCATGGACAAGTATCCAAACTGATAGGCAGATCCGCAAACA ATTTGTAAATCTGCCTTTTCCAAAAGAAGAGACACTGGCTAGACATTCAATATTAGGGCCTAATGGGCTTCATGGACAATGGAATGGACCTGTTGCTGCAGTCAAG GTCCAATATCCATGCAATCTTGAATTTACACAAAGTGATATGACAAG TCTAGTGCCGGCTATGTTGAACCAAGATGGTCTGCATGGTCCCAGTACCACACATCCCGATAGCACTACAAAAGACAACGATGATATGCAATCTGTTCTATCTCTTGATGATGGTCGATGGTCTGCACCAGCAGAAGAATGCACCTCTACGCCTTCTGCTAGTCTGGAGGGAGAATTGTCCCAGTTGAATATCAGACAGCCTTCACCCCCGCCAATCCTGGCAGAAGTACATCCTGATCGCGCACCCCCAATTTCTCCATCAAGAGTTGCTGATCCAACACAAGGACTTGCTATATCAGAAACCGGTCGTTATCATAACTTGCATGTT CCGGTGAAGTTGATGGAGTGTTTTCTAAGGGTTGCTGAGGCGAACACTAAAAGAAGTTTAGAAACTTGTGGGGTTCTTGCTGGTACCCTG AAAAAGAGAACTTTTCATATTACAACCTTAATAATTCCAAAGCAGAAATCTACATCTGATTCG TGTGAAGCTACAAATGAAGAAGAACTATTTGAAGTTCAGGACAAGGGCTCACTATTCACCCTTGGTTGGATTCAT ACACATCCAACGCAGTCCTGTTTCCTGTCCTCTATTGACCTCCACAATCATTATTCGTACCAG GTCATGCTACCTGAGGCAATTGCAATAGTTATGGCACCTACTGACACAAGAAA AGTTTCAGGTTTTCGAGCATCACAATCGCCTCTACCCCCCCTTAGAAATCCCCGAACAATCTTTGGGTGGAGTATCCCCGTTGCTGGCCCTGACCATGAT CACATCTCCATTTCAGGATTTCAGGCTAGGTCAGTAAGGAGCAAGTGGTGA